A DNA window from Mycoplasmopsis pullorum contains the following coding sequences:
- a CDS encoding TM2 domain-containing protein: MTVSNKSRVVLVILSFFLGALAIDRFYAGRIGLGIAKLLLGVFTLYIWNFVDFILAVAGRQKDNFGLYIQNW; this comes from the coding sequence ATGACTGTATCAAACAAAAGTCGTGTTGTTCTTGTTATATTGAGTTTCTTCTTAGGAGCATTAGCGATTGATCGATTTTATGCTGGTAGAATTGGATTAGGTATTGCTAAATTATTATTAGGTGTATTTACTTTATATATTTGAAATTTTGTTGATTTTATTTTAGCAGTTGCTGGAAGACAAAAAGATAATTTTGGATTATATATTCAAAACTGATAA
- a CDS encoding DNA cytosine methyltransferase, producing MGKNPRKLTPREASRLQGFPSEFIIPVSDTQAYKQFGNSVAVPVIHAISQNILKVLDQNSL from the coding sequence ATTGGTAAAAATCCTCGTAAATTAACACCGCGTGAAGCTAGTCGTTTACAGGGGTTTCCAAGCGAATTTATCATTCCTGTGAGCGACACGCAAGCATATAAGCAATTTGGTAACTCTGTTGCTGTACCAGTAATTCATGCAATTTCTCAAAACATTTTAAAAGTGTTAGACCAAAATTCATTGTAG
- the rpsT gene encoding 30S ribosomal protein S20 has protein sequence MANIKSKIKSISKMEAARVKNAAMKSRVRKAIRAAREAVLAKDEKVAEKVALAHSLIGKAVKKGVFHANKGARKHSRLDDFVNKNK, from the coding sequence ATGGCAAATATTAAATCTAAAATCAAAAGCATTTCAAAAATGGAAGCTGCTAGAGTTAAAAACGCTGCTATGAAATCACGTGTACGTAAAGCTATTAGAGCTGCACGTGAAGCAGTTTTAGCAAAAGATGAAAAAGTTGCTGAAAAAGTTGCTTTAGCACACTCATTAATTGGAAAAGCTGTGAAAAAAGGTGTTTTCCACGCTAATAAAGGTGCTAGAAAACACTCACGTTTAGATGATTTTGTAAACAAAAACAAATAA
- a CDS encoding RNA-binding domain-containing protein, with product MQRSDIQRMAHDILEKQVLENSYIEYKKSAQFKDKILKTACAFANNYMNNEIGLIFIGVEEVDDKETKEKAIPKRPISGIKEAMIESIENRLKSLLSYITPKISYQLIQDKIDDEYYIVIAVEPSVKGPCQTTEKAEKDKEIGLKSGRYIRVSRDSKLPNTTEEFELLKKFANFNFSSSLNKTATLDDLSYEYMKEYLTLTGAKEDLRSLSKIEMAKALGLIDESEYGGFRAKNFAVLMFCEKPNRFIPNAQVEIIREIDGTDKMERTTFDAPVWLQAKQVVRYFQDNIMRSYTLRYPDHMEHKIIYNYPVSAFEELATNAILHKEYDEDEYVGIYVYKDRISFVNPNRPLPPVTIEALNKERSFDKREYLNKELKDMFYALDLIESYGSGIRRTKEAMEANLSPDIVFLPNDDLGNYTNAIIYIQPEFLKDHFLASTNLETGLEIGKETSMSKQIIDLMSANPHITIKELAERIGASINGVKYNINLLKENGRITRKGSTKSGKLGLEIWTFHVSSFFIELVKWNN from the coding sequence ATGCAGCGTTCTGATATACAGAGAATGGCTCATGATATTTTAGAAAAACAGGTGCTTGAAAATAGCTATATCGAGTATAAGAAATCAGCTCAATTTAAAGATAAAATCTTAAAGACAGCATGTGCTTTTGCAAACAATTACATGAATAATGAGATTGGACTGATTTTTATTGGTGTAGAGGAAGTGGATGATAAAGAAACAAAAGAAAAGGCCATCCCAAAGCGTCCAATCTCCGGCATTAAAGAAGCAATGATTGAGAGTATTGAAAATCGGCTTAAATCATTACTTTCCTACATCACACCTAAAATTAGCTATCAGCTTATTCAAGATAAGATTGATGATGAATACTATATTGTCATTGCTGTTGAGCCAAGCGTAAAAGGGCCATGTCAAACGACCGAGAAAGCTGAAAAGGATAAGGAGATCGGACTTAAATCTGGAAGATATATTCGAGTTTCAAGAGATTCAAAGCTACCCAATACTACAGAAGAATTTGAGCTACTAAAGAAATTTGCAAATTTTAATTTCAGTTCAAGTTTAAATAAAACAGCTACGCTTGATGATTTGAGCTATGAATATATGAAAGAATATCTTACTTTGACAGGAGCCAAAGAGGATCTTAGAAGTCTTTCTAAAATAGAAATGGCAAAGGCATTAGGATTAATTGATGAAAGTGAATATGGTGGATTTAGAGCAAAAAACTTTGCTGTTTTGATGTTTTGCGAAAAACCAAATCGCTTTATTCCTAATGCACAAGTAGAAATCATTCGTGAAATTGATGGAACAGATAAGATGGAGAGAACAACATTCGATGCTCCAGTATGGTTACAAGCAAAGCAGGTTGTTCGCTACTTTCAAGACAATATCATGCGTTCTTATACTTTACGTTATCCAGATCACATGGAACACAAGATTATTTATAACTATCCTGTTTCAGCGTTTGAAGAATTAGCAACAAATGCAATTTTACACAAAGAGTACGATGAGGATGAATATGTTGGAATCTATGTTTATAAAGATAGAATCTCTTTTGTAAATCCGAATCGTCCACTTCCTCCGGTTACAATTGAAGCTTTGAATAAGGAGAGAAGTTTTGATAAAAGAGAGTACCTGAATAAAGAATTAAAAGATATGTTTTATGCTTTAGATTTGATTGAATCATATGGTTCTGGAATCAGAAGGACAAAAGAAGCTATGGAAGCTAATCTTTCCCCTGATATTGTCTTTTTACCAAATGACGATTTAGGAAATTATACAAATGCAATTATTTATATTCAGCCTGAATTCTTAAAGGATCATTTCTTGGCTAGTACTAACCTAGAAACTGGCCTAGAAATTGGAAAAGAAACTTCCATGAGTAAGCAAATTATTGACTTGATGAGTGCAAATCCGCATATTACAATCAAGGAACTCGCAGAAAGGATTGGAGCTTCAATTAATGGTGTGAAGTACAATATTAATCTTCTAAAAGAGAATGGAAGAATCACCAGAAAAGGCTCAACTAAGTCGGGTAAACTAGGACTCGAAATATGGACATTCCATGTTTCGAGTTTTTTTATAGAGTTAGTGAAATGAAACAATTAA
- a CDS encoding IS3 family transposase codes for MKKMPKEQLIEILEIFKDSFDKNNIEVGISKIEKSSISSRRLSVTFNKSKSTIHNIKNGQEKTNKLVINKNKHDDLIIEAFKKNKCLFGRVRLANYIREKYQIYLNYRTLGRIMNRLGLFCVIRRKRKQREQKDTSVKFLDLVQRDYNGENNQIIATDVTYIPAPRDCENNFVFLSIAIDHRSKYIVNYNISKTNDLELVMKHMSKIKFNKKWIAHSDHGFQYSSKKYLESIQNNNGVVSMARIGNSLDNREVEYFFSILKSECLKLIDVTKINFSELKSIIDNFILWYNNERIQSSLKWKTPQDFWGVCGQ; via the coding sequence ATGAAAAAAATGCCAAAAGAGCAATTAATTGAAATTTTGGAAATCTTTAAAGATTCTTTTGATAAAAATAATATTGAAGTTGGCATATCTAAAATCGAGAAATCATCAATTTCATCAAGACGTTTAAGCGTTACCTTTAATAAATCTAAATCAACTATTCATAACATTAAAAATGGTCAAGAGAAAACTAATAAATTAGTAATAAATAAGAATAAACATGACGATCTAATAATCGAAGCATTTAAAAAGAATAAATGCTTGTTTGGAAGAGTAAGGTTAGCAAATTATATTAGAGAAAAATATCAAATTTATCTTAATTATAGGACTTTAGGAAGAATTATGAATAGATTAGGATTGTTCTGTGTAATCCGTAGAAAAAGAAAACAAAGAGAACAAAAAGATACAAGTGTTAAATTCTTAGATCTTGTTCAGCGTGACTACAATGGTGAAAATAATCAAATAATAGCAACAGACGTTACCTACATTCCTGCACCTAGAGATTGTGAAAACAATTTTGTATTTTTATCTATTGCAATCGACCATAGAAGTAAATATATTGTAAATTACAACATTTCAAAAACAAATGATTTGGAACTTGTTATGAAACATATGTCTAAAATCAAATTTAACAAAAAATGAATAGCACATTCTGACCATGGATTTCAATATTCATCAAAAAAATATTTAGAATCAATTCAAAACAATAATGGTGTAGTTTCTATGGCGAGAATTGGAAATTCATTAGATAACCGAGAAGTTGAATATTTTTTCTCAATTTTAAAATCTGAGTGTTTAAAATTAATCGACGTGACAAAGATAAATTTTTCCGAATTAAAATCAATTATCGACAATTTTATACTTTGATACAACAATGAGAGAATTCAATCTTCATTGAAATGAAAAACACCTCAAGATTTTTGAGGTGTTTGCGGACAATAA
- a CDS encoding IS3 family transposase, whose translation MKKMPKEQLIEILEIFKDSFDKNNIEVGISKIEKSSISSRRLSVTFNKSKSTIHNIKNGQEKTNKLVINKNKHDDLIIEAFKKNKCLFGRVRLANYIREKYQIYLNYRTLGRIMNRLGLFCVIRRKRKQREQKDTKC comes from the coding sequence ATGAAAAAAATGCCAAAAGAGCAATTAATTGAAATTTTGGAAATCTTTAAAGATTCTTTTGATAAAAATAATATTGAAGTTGGCATATCTAAAATCGAGAAATCATCAATTTCATCAAGACGTTTAAGCGTTACCTTTAATAAATCTAAATCAACTATTCATAACATTAAAAATGGTCAAGAGAAAACTAATAAATTAGTAATAAATAAGAATAAACATGACGATCTAATAATCGAAGCATTTAAAAAGAATAAATGCTTGTTTGGAAGAGTAAGGTTAGCAAATTATATTAGAGAAAAATATCAAATTTATCTTAATTATAGGACTTTAGGAAGAATTATGAATAGATTAGGATTGTTCTGTGTAATCCGTAGAAAAAGAAAACAAAGAGAACAAAAAGATACAAAGTGTTAA
- a CDS encoding DpnII family type II restriction endonuclease encodes MKKNQINEKLFVKTLLTKNKKYDYFVNWDNVTSQIENSIEINAMNSLIKCNDFKNKFFELLEKVPTVITVFPLLIAISKDSRKRIKLGNSNLEVLNEDGFVEEFDFSIKKAKKGINEKEKEIYYRFFEKIGLKKLFQEIIEKSVYDYITGVLVGLDSNGRKNRSGLVFEEMCKEIIESICKDYDINLLVQNKFKNLENFNIRINNNISGKKPDFILYKGNTFLNIEVNFYGSAGSKPQETIDSYINRKQELNNNNIEFILITDGYFWQTVQENLLEKAFNNILLMNYQTAKSGELRKQIKEIFNLK; translated from the coding sequence ATGAAAAAGAATCAAATAAATGAAAAACTATTTGTCAAAACTTTATTGACAAAAAACAAAAAATATGATTATTTTGTTAACTGAGACAACGTAACAAGTCAAATAGAAAATAGCATTGAAATCAACGCTATGAATTCATTAATAAAATGCAATGATTTTAAGAACAAATTTTTTGAATTACTAGAAAAAGTGCCTACTGTAATAACTGTTTTTCCTTTATTAATCGCAATTTCGAAAGACTCTAGAAAAAGAATAAAATTAGGTAATTCAAACCTTGAGGTTTTAAATGAAGATGGTTTTGTGGAAGAATTTGATTTTTCTATAAAAAAAGCAAAAAAAGGTATAAATGAAAAAGAAAAAGAGATATATTATAGATTTTTCGAAAAAATAGGATTAAAAAAATTGTTTCAAGAAATTATAGAAAAAAGTGTTTATGATTATATTACTGGTGTTTTGGTTGGTTTAGATAGTAATGGTAGAAAAAATAGAAGTGGTTTAGTTTTTGAAGAAATGTGCAAAGAAATAATTGAATCTATATGCAAAGATTACGATATTAATTTATTAGTTCAAAATAAGTTTAAAAATCTAGAAAATTTCAATATAAGAATAAACAATAACATTTCAGGTAAAAAACCTGATTTTATCCTATATAAAGGTAACACATTTTTAAATATTGAAGTTAATTTCTATGGTTCTGCTGGTTCAAAACCACAAGAGACAATTGATAGTTATATAAATAGAAAACAAGAATTAAATAATAACAATATAGAATTTATTTTAATAACAGACGGTTATTTTTGACAAACTGTGCAAGAAAATCTTCTAGAAAAAGCTTTTAACAACATCTTATTAATGAATTATCAAACAGCAAAATCAGGAGAATTAAGAAAACAAATAAAAGAAATATTCAATTTAAAATAA
- a CDS encoding MATE family efflux transporter, which translates to MFMIQKWFKTFFSVHFPDSKRQWWEYFIHAFPVVLSGLCFAFNNFVDNFMVLTVNGGTSALSFANFYTSIILAIFTGIGFIGATLVGQYLGAGNIKKTREVISLRIILSAIVVIVILVFAYATPQAMIELVAGPRNNESGQSYDEIVRLAQDYLKYIAIAWILLIWTFTSGNLLREIGLGKYSMYSTITTLCVNITFNSIFMYALNMGVIGAALASVIARVSALVMNFLFLYIKRRELNVFPWQLFHVSPIIFIQFVKRFPSILLSSSAVAFNTVRQIFYNSAHTDNAYNIMNVAVLSITATFTGIFTATFASFSANITKYVGMHLGRSEFDIAVKNGNQLKGFHFMMQVCMSLFFSIFLFILPHIGLFSNSAIKNWALSNPNQTQETLEAVKKVYNEYLIGTLIIMLAFSPFWAWFITSARLISAGGRNNVISLLEFITGALQLAWLALLTYVFVAPNKWDLNVVWFYLVFFLSDIVKLAIFEIVYYNIRWDRNLTHEKFNFHKKKVAKSE; encoded by the coding sequence ATGTTTATGATTCAAAAATGGTTCAAAACTTTTTTTAGTGTTCATTTTCCAGATTCAAAACGACAGTGATGAGAATACTTCATTCACGCTTTTCCGGTTGTTTTATCAGGATTGTGTTTTGCCTTTAATAACTTTGTCGACAACTTCATGGTCTTAACGGTTAATGGTGGTACTTCAGCACTAAGCTTTGCCAACTTCTATACTTCAATCATTTTAGCGATTTTTACCGGAATTGGATTTATCGGTGCTACTTTGGTTGGACAATATTTAGGAGCTGGTAATATTAAGAAAACCCGCGAAGTTATCAGCTTAAGAATTATTCTCAGTGCAATCGTGGTTATTGTCATTTTAGTTTTTGCTTACGCAACTCCACAAGCTATGATTGAATTAGTTGCTGGTCCGCGTAATAATGAATCCGGTCAAAGTTACGATGAAATTGTACGATTGGCACAGGATTATCTAAAATATATTGCAATTGCTTGAATTTTATTAATCTGAACCTTTACATCTGGAAATTTATTACGTGAAATAGGTCTTGGAAAATATTCAATGTACTCGACCATCACAACTTTATGTGTTAATATTACATTCAACTCGATTTTTATGTATGCCCTAAACATGGGGGTTATTGGTGCTGCTTTAGCTAGTGTCATCGCTCGTGTTTCGGCTCTGGTTATGAATTTCTTATTCTTATATATCAAACGTAGAGAATTAAATGTCTTTCCATGACAACTCTTTCATGTTTCACCAATTATTTTTATTCAATTCGTTAAACGTTTTCCGTCAATTCTATTATCTTCAAGTGCTGTTGCATTTAACACCGTAAGACAAATTTTCTACAATAGTGCTCATACTGATAATGCATATAACATTATGAACGTGGCGGTTTTATCAATTACAGCTACTTTTACTGGTATCTTTACTGCAACATTCGCTTCCTTTAGTGCCAATATCACTAAATATGTTGGTATGCATCTAGGTCGTAGTGAATTTGATATTGCTGTTAAAAATGGAAATCAACTCAAAGGATTCCACTTTATGATGCAAGTGTGCATGTCACTCTTTTTCTCAATCTTTCTTTTTATTCTTCCACACATTGGACTCTTTTCAAACTCAGCAATTAAAAACTGAGCTCTTTCAAATCCAAACCAAACTCAAGAAACATTAGAAGCGGTTAAAAAAGTTTATAATGAATATCTAATTGGTACATTGATTATCATGTTAGCTTTTAGTCCATTTTGAGCTTGATTTATCACCAGTGCAAGGTTAATTTCTGCTGGTGGTAGAAATAACGTTATCTCACTCTTAGAATTTATCACTGGCGCCTTACAACTTGCTTGATTAGCTCTTTTAACTTATGTTTTTGTTGCTCCTAATAAATGAGATTTAAACGTTGTTTGATTCTACTTAGTCTTTTTCTTATCAGATATTGTTAAACTTGCAATTTTTGAAATTGTCTACTACAATATTCGTTGAGACCGTAATCTAACTCACGAAAAATTTAATTTTCACAAGAAAAAAGTAGCGAAATCCGAATAA
- a CDS encoding M17 family metallopeptidase, whose amino-acid sequence MIIKEITSQLRSDLMQLKAVFKGDEYPKTLLEKNSQITEYFDKNEALVYLGEKGKLKYDDVYAFAKNLASANTRAYQVNLDSFVGEGLCIKGVVKAFVEAINYTNAQLWNAKTKEKEVKHEISLYSSANQSEYEKALTEALVLSQAVNFVRDLQVTPPNICNSEWLADFVANDLKQHENLKVTVLNKAQIEEQKMGLLLSVNRGSMYEPRVVVIEYNGNPESDQKTVYVGKGITFDSGGYNIKTGGHMLGMKFDMSGSAIVAGALKAIAQLQPKVNVAAVMCITDNRVNGDASLPDSVWTSMNGKTVEINNTDAEGRLVMADGLTYAVRNLKATRLVDVATLTGAILVALGSTYTGTWATSEKAWEELKAAADKQHELVWRMPLDEAFAKEIRNSVVADLKNTDLSGRGGGSSSAAMFLKEFTEGVEYIHLDVAGTADLGHRPTGVMVKTLTQLALGTSCGCSSKKEEK is encoded by the coding sequence ATGATTATCAAAGAAATTACATCACAATTAAGAAGTGATTTAATGCAATTAAAAGCGGTTTTTAAAGGTGATGAATATCCAAAAACACTTTTAGAAAAAAATTCACAAATTACTGAATATTTCGATAAAAACGAAGCTTTGGTTTACCTTGGAGAAAAAGGTAAATTAAAATATGACGATGTCTATGCTTTCGCTAAAAACTTAGCAAGTGCTAACACACGTGCTTACCAAGTTAACTTAGACTCATTTGTTGGTGAAGGATTATGCATTAAAGGTGTTGTTAAAGCTTTTGTTGAAGCTATTAACTACACAAATGCACAATTATGAAATGCTAAAACTAAAGAAAAAGAAGTAAAACACGAAATTAGTTTATATTCAAGTGCAAACCAAAGTGAATACGAAAAAGCTTTAACTGAAGCTTTAGTATTATCTCAAGCAGTAAACTTTGTACGTGATTTACAAGTTACACCACCAAATATCTGTAATTCAGAATGATTAGCTGATTTTGTAGCAAATGATTTAAAACAACACGAAAACTTAAAAGTTACTGTTTTAAATAAGGCACAAATCGAAGAGCAAAAAATGGGATTATTACTTTCAGTTAACCGCGGAAGTATGTATGAACCTCGTGTAGTTGTGATTGAATACAACGGAAATCCTGAAAGTGACCAAAAAACTGTTTACGTTGGAAAAGGAATTACATTCGACTCTGGTGGATACAACATCAAAACTGGTGGACACATGTTAGGAATGAAATTCGACATGTCAGGTAGTGCAATTGTAGCCGGAGCTCTTAAAGCGATTGCTCAATTACAACCAAAAGTTAACGTAGCGGCTGTAATGTGTATTACTGACAACCGTGTAAACGGAGACGCTTCATTACCTGATTCAGTATGAACAAGTATGAACGGAAAAACAGTTGAAATCAACAACACAGATGCTGAAGGTCGTTTAGTAATGGCTGATGGATTAACATACGCAGTTAGAAACTTAAAAGCAACTCGTTTAGTTGATGTGGCAACTTTAACCGGAGCTATCTTAGTTGCTTTAGGTTCAACATACACCGGAACATGAGCAACAAGCGAAAAAGCATGAGAAGAATTAAAAGCTGCCGCTGATAAACAACACGAATTAGTTTGAAGAATGCCATTAGACGAAGCATTTGCTAAAGAAATTAGAAACTCAGTTGTTGCTGACTTAAAAAACACTGACTTAAGTGGTCGTGGTGGAGGTAGTTCTTCAGCCGCTATGTTCTTAAAAGAATTCACCGAAGGTGTTGAATACATTCACTTAGACGTTGCCGGAACTGCTGATTTAGGACACAGACCTACCGGAGTTATGGTTAAAACTTTAACTCAATTAGCACTTGGTACTTCTTGCGGATGCTCAAGTAAAAAAGAAGAAAAATAA
- a CDS encoding IS3 family transposase, protein MSKIKFNKKWIAHSDHGFQYSSKKYLESIQNNNGVVSMARIGNSLDNREVEYFFSILKSECLKLIDVTKINFAELKSIIDNFILWYNNERIQSSLKWKKPQDFWGVCGQ, encoded by the coding sequence ATGTCTAAAATCAAATTTAACAAAAAATGAATAGCACATTCTGACCATGGATTTCAATATTCATCAAAAAAATATTTAGAATCAATTCAAAACAATAATGGTGTAGTTTCTATGGCGAGAATTGGAAATTCATTAGATAACCGAGAAGTTGAATATTTTTTCTCAATTTTAAAATCTGAGTGTTTAAAATTAATCGACGTGACAAAGATAAATTTTGCCGAATTAAAATCAATTATCGACAATTTTATACTTTGATACAACAATGAGAGAATTCAATCTTCATTGAAATGAAAAAAACCTCAAGATTTTTGAGGTGTTTGCGGACAATAA
- a CDS encoding DNA adenine methylase gives MKNDIKPFVKWVGGKTQLIEEIKKRLPKKIKNYFEPFLGGGAVLFNLQPKKAYVNDINAVLINAFNVIKTNPNHLIENLKELDEKECTKEFFYEKREQFNKKIIANEFDIELASLFVFLNKKCFNGIYRVNSKGLFNVPFNNKTKVRSYDKENILKISNYLQNVEISNLDFEESLKQAQKGDFIFIDSPYVPLNSNTFESYTKEGFNLESHIRLSKVFKTLDEKGCFVMLTNHNTDLIRDLYSEYNIETVNVKRNVNSDGKNRKGFEVIITNYEY, from the coding sequence ATGAAAAATGATATTAAACCTTTTGTAAAATGAGTAGGTGGTAAAACTCAATTAATTGAAGAAATTAAGAAAAGACTTCCTAAAAAAATCAAAAATTATTTTGAACCATTTCTAGGTGGAGGGGCAGTTTTATTTAATTTACAACCCAAAAAGGCATATGTAAATGATATTAATGCTGTTCTTATAAATGCATTTAATGTCATAAAAACTAACCCGAATCATTTAATAGAAAATTTAAAAGAACTGGATGAAAAAGAATGCACTAAAGAATTTTTTTACGAGAAAAGAGAACAATTTAACAAAAAAATAATAGCAAATGAATTTGATATAGAGTTAGCATCATTGTTTGTTTTTTTAAACAAAAAATGTTTTAATGGCATATATAGAGTTAATTCAAAAGGTTTGTTTAATGTTCCATTTAACAATAAAACCAAAGTACGTTCTTATGACAAAGAAAATATTTTAAAAATCAGTAATTATCTTCAAAATGTAGAAATTTCTAATTTAGATTTTGAAGAAAGTTTGAAACAAGCTCAAAAAGGAGATTTTATCTTCATAGATAGTCCTTATGTTCCTTTAAATTCAAACACATTTGAATCTTATACAAAAGAAGGTTTTAATTTAGAAAGTCATATTAGGTTGTCAAAAGTATTTAAAACTCTTGATGAAAAAGGATGTTTTGTAATGCTAACAAATCATAATACTGATTTAATTAGAGATTTATATTCTGAATATAATATAGAAACAGTTAATGTCAAAAGAAATGTAAATAGTGACGGTAAAAATAGAAAAGGATTTGAAGTTATAATTACTAATTATGAATATTAG